Proteins from a single region of Xenopus laevis strain J_2021 chromosome 9_10S, Xenopus_laevis_v10.1, whole genome shotgun sequence:
- the rnf222.S gene encoding RING finger protein 222 produces the protein MSSEEGGKETPLPNECPVCYEQFQVPNTSERRLSCSHSFCHDCLVKYLLTAKQEGSVKKNIICPLCRYVTFLSKRGIILPPKSGELHQILEVPISPSCQRHCKSTRTPNTVVIPISETEETAEEPELPACTCHTAISLEGLGDSFGSQVFIISDQGQPLACEAVAPAQSTTLHPSDNICHSPVLIVILLLIFLVAVLAAVLPWILLSKKV, from the coding sequence ATGTCTAGCGAGGAAGGTGGCAAGGAGACCCCCCTGCCTAACGAGTGCCCTGTGTGCTATGAGCAGTTTCAGGTCCCCAACACTTCAGAGAGGAGGCTGAGCTGCAGCCATTCATTCTGCCACGACTGCCTAGTGAAATATTTACTAACGGCCAAGCAGGAAGGTTCTGTCAAGAAGAACATCATCTGCCCCCTGTGCCGCTACGTGACCTTCCTCAGCAAGAGGGGAATCATTTTACCTCCTAAATCAGGGGAGCTCCATCAGATTTTGGAAGTGCCAATCTCCCCCTCCTGCCAGAGACACTGTAAGAGCACCAGGACCCCCAACACGGTGGTGATCCCCATCTCTGAAACCGAAGAAACAGCAGAGGAACctgaactcccagcatgcacatgTCACACTGCCATTAGCCTAGAAGGCCTCGGTGACTCTTTTGGATCTCAGGTTTTTATCATCAGCGACCAAGGACAGCCTCTGGCATGTGAGGCGGTGGCCCCTGCTCAGTCGACAACGTTGCACCCCAGTGACAATATCTGCCACTCTCCAGTACTTATTGTCattctcctattgatattcctaGTGGCTGTTTTAGCAGCCGTCTTGCCATGGATTTTGTTGTCCAAAAAGGTCTGA